A window from Cygnus olor isolate bCygOlo1 chromosome 13, bCygOlo1.pri.v2, whole genome shotgun sequence encodes these proteins:
- the NSDHL gene encoding sterol-4-alpha-carboxylate 3-dehydrogenase, decarboxylating isoform X1, producing the protein MATRLRSAGKKCTVIGGCGFLGQHMVEKLLDKGYLVNVFDIEKRFENDRVQFFLGDLCDKEALLPALQGASVAFHCASPAPSSDNRELFYKVNFMGTKTVIEACKEAGVQKLVLTSSASVVFEGTDIKNGTEDLPYAKKPIDYYTETKILQEKEVLSANDPDNNFFTVAIRPHGIFGPRDPQLVPILVQAAKSGKMKFIIGDGKNLVDFTYVENVVHGHILAAEHLQKDSPLCGKAFHITNDEPIPFWAFMSRILTGLNYDAPKYYIPYGLAYYLALFLALVLWLLSPLVTIKPTFTPMRVALAGTFHYYSCERAKRDMGYKPVVSLDEAIDRTLQSYPHLRRAKA; encoded by the exons ATGGCCACACGCCTCAGATCG GCTGGTAAAAAGTGTACAGTGATCGGCGGCTGCGGATTCTTAGGCCAGCACATGGTGGAGAAGCTCCTGGACAAGGGTTACTTGGTCAACGTGTTTGATATCGAGAAGAGATTTGAGAATGACAGAGTGCAGTTTTTCCTGGGAGACCTTTGCGACAAAGAG GCCTTGCTCCCAGCTTTACAAGGCGCTTCAGTGGCATTTCATTGTGCGTCGCCAGCACCTTCAAGTGACAACAGGGAACTGTTTTATAAGGTGAATTTTATGGGAACCAAAACAGTCATTGAAGCCTGCAAAGAAGCTGGAGTGCAG AAACTGGTGTTAACTAGCAGTGCCAGTGTTGTTTTTGAGGGCACAGACATAAAAAATGGAACAGAAGACCTCCCTTATGCGAAAAAACCTATTGACTATTACACAGAGACAAAAATCCTACAGGAAAAG GAAGTACTGAGTGCAAATGACCCTGACAACAATTTCTTCACTGTTGCTATTCGCCCCCACGGGATATTTGGTCCTAGAGACCCTCAGCTGGTTCCCATCCTCGTCCAAGCAGCTAAGAGTGGCAAAATGAAGTTCATAATCGG GGATGGAAAGAACTTGGTAGACTTCACTTATGTGGAAAACGTGGTCCATGGACATATCCTAGCTGCTGAGCACCTTCAGAAGGACTCTCCCTTGTGTGGGAAG gCATTTCATATCACAAATGATGAACCAATTCCCTTCTGGGCATTCATGTCCCGTATCTTGACTGGCTTGAACTACGATGCACCCAAGTACTATATTCCCTATGGGCTGGCATATTACTTGGCCCTGTTCTTGGCTCTAGTGCTGTGGCTGCTCAGTCCACTGGTCACCATCAAGCCCACTTTTACCCCTATGCGGGTAGCACTAGCTGGGACCTTTCACTACTACAGCTGTGAACGGGCCAAACGAGACATGGGCTACAAGCCAGTGGTGAGCTTGGACGAAGCGATAGACAGGACTCTCCAGAGCTACCCCCACCTACGCCGGGCTAAGGCCTGA
- the NSDHL gene encoding sterol-4-alpha-carboxylate 3-dehydrogenase, decarboxylating isoform X2 translates to MVEKLLDKGYLVNVFDIEKRFENDRVQFFLGDLCDKEALLPALQGASVAFHCASPAPSSDNRELFYKVNFMGTKTVIEACKEAGVQKLVLTSSASVVFEGTDIKNGTEDLPYAKKPIDYYTETKILQEKEVLSANDPDNNFFTVAIRPHGIFGPRDPQLVPILVQAAKSGKMKFIIGDGKNLVDFTYVENVVHGHILAAEHLQKDSPLCGKAFHITNDEPIPFWAFMSRILTGLNYDAPKYYIPYGLAYYLALFLALVLWLLSPLVTIKPTFTPMRVALAGTFHYYSCERAKRDMGYKPVVSLDEAIDRTLQSYPHLRRAKA, encoded by the exons ATGGTGGAGAAGCTCCTGGACAAGGGTTACTTGGTCAACGTGTTTGATATCGAGAAGAGATTTGAGAATGACAGAGTGCAGTTTTTCCTGGGAGACCTTTGCGACAAAGAG GCCTTGCTCCCAGCTTTACAAGGCGCTTCAGTGGCATTTCATTGTGCGTCGCCAGCACCTTCAAGTGACAACAGGGAACTGTTTTATAAGGTGAATTTTATGGGAACCAAAACAGTCATTGAAGCCTGCAAAGAAGCTGGAGTGCAG AAACTGGTGTTAACTAGCAGTGCCAGTGTTGTTTTTGAGGGCACAGACATAAAAAATGGAACAGAAGACCTCCCTTATGCGAAAAAACCTATTGACTATTACACAGAGACAAAAATCCTACAGGAAAAG GAAGTACTGAGTGCAAATGACCCTGACAACAATTTCTTCACTGTTGCTATTCGCCCCCACGGGATATTTGGTCCTAGAGACCCTCAGCTGGTTCCCATCCTCGTCCAAGCAGCTAAGAGTGGCAAAATGAAGTTCATAATCGG GGATGGAAAGAACTTGGTAGACTTCACTTATGTGGAAAACGTGGTCCATGGACATATCCTAGCTGCTGAGCACCTTCAGAAGGACTCTCCCTTGTGTGGGAAG gCATTTCATATCACAAATGATGAACCAATTCCCTTCTGGGCATTCATGTCCCGTATCTTGACTGGCTTGAACTACGATGCACCCAAGTACTATATTCCCTATGGGCTGGCATATTACTTGGCCCTGTTCTTGGCTCTAGTGCTGTGGCTGCTCAGTCCACTGGTCACCATCAAGCCCACTTTTACCCCTATGCGGGTAGCACTAGCTGGGACCTTTCACTACTACAGCTGTGAACGGGCCAAACGAGACATGGGCTACAAGCCAGTGGTGAGCTTGGACGAAGCGATAGACAGGACTCTCCAGAGCTACCCCCACCTACGCCGGGCTAAGGCCTGA
- the LOC121077175 gene encoding centrin-2, translating into MASGFKKPPLAAAAQRKKASPKLELTEEQRQEVREAFDLFDADGAGNIDVKELKVAMRALGFEPKKEEIKKMISDIDKEGTGKISFNDFLAVMTQKMAEKDSKEEILKAFKLFDDDETGKISFKNLKRVAKELGENLTDEELQEMIDEADRDGDGEVNEQEFLRIMKKTSLY; encoded by the exons Atg GCCTCTGGCTTTAAGAAGCCGCCGCTGGCAGCCGCGGCCCAGCGCAAGAAGGCGAGCCCCAAGCTGGAGCTGAcggaggagcagaggcaggaggtCCGCGAGGCCTTCGACCTCTTCGATGCGGACGGCGCTGGGAACATAGACGTCAAGGAGCTGAAG GTGGCCATGAGAGCACTAGGGTTTGAACCTAAAAAAGAAGAGATCAAGAAAATGATATCAGATATCGATAAGGAAGGAACCGGAAAAATCAGTTTCAATGACTTCTTGGCAGTGATGACGCAGAAAATG GCTGAAAAAGATTCCAAAGAGGAGATTCTCAAAGCTTTCAAACTCTTTGATGATGATGAAACTGGcaaaatatctttcaaaaaCCTCAAACGTGTAGCCAAAGAGCTGGGCGAAAATCTCACAGATGAAGAGCTGCAG gaaatGATTGATGAAGCTGAtagagatggggatggggaagtgAACGAGCAAGAATTCTTGAGGATCATGAAGAAGACCAGCCTTTactga
- the LOC121077176 gene encoding caltractin-like yields MAPGEAAAGSGAASGPAFPLSDQQRLQLREAFDLFDADGSGQMDVRGLKITVRALGCELRKEEMKRIISQVDEEGSGKINFESFLQVMAQKMAEPYSEKEILKGFKLFDYDGTGKISFEKLKLVATEVGEDITDEELKEMIDEADADGDGEVDQQEFLRILTLTDL; encoded by the exons ATGGCGCCCGGGGAGGCAgcggcagggagcggggctgcctcAGGCCCCGCGTTCCCCCTCAGCGACCAGCAGCGGCTGCAGCTGCGGGAGGCCTTCGACTTGTTCGATGCGGACGGCTCGGGGCAGATGGACGTCAGGGGCCTGAAg ATAACCGTGAGGGCCCTGGGCTGTGAACTGAGGAAAGAGGAGATGAAGAGAATTATCTCTCAAGTTGATGAGGAAGGGTCAGGGAAGATAAATTTTGAGTCATTTCTGCAGGTGATGGCTCAGAAAATG GCAGAGCCGTATTCAGAAAAGGAGATCCTGAAAGGTTTCAAGCTGTTTGACTATGATGGCACTGGCAAGATCTCCTTTGAGAAACTCAAGCTGGTGGCTACTGAGGTTGGAGAAGACATCACAGATGAGGAGCTGAAG GAGATGATTGATGAAGCAGATGCGGATGGAGATGGGGAAGTGGATCAACAGGAGTTTCTGCGGATTCTGACATTGACTGACCTGTAA
- the LOC121077453 gene encoding glutamine amidotransferase-like class 1 domain-containing protein 3A, mitochondrial: MGKKVAVVLAGCGVYDGSEIHESSAVLVHLSREGAQAEVYAPNIDQMHVVDHVRGQPTQEKRNVLVESARIARGNIKDLAKLDVKGLDALIIPGGFGVAKNLSTWATQGKNCTVSKEVEDVLKAFHAAKKPIGLCCISPVLAAKIFPGCELTVGHDTECEKWPYAKTAETMKELGCKHVNKHVTEIHVDAKNKLVTTSAFMCNAPIHEIYDGIGKMVKEVVRLA; the protein is encoded by the exons ATGGGAAAGAAAGTGGCGGTCGTGCTTGCTGGCTGTGGGGTGTACGACGGGAGTGAGATCCATGAGtcttctgctgtgctggtgcacCTCAGCAGGGAGGGGGCACAG GCAGAGGTTTATGCTCCTAACATTGACCAGATGCATGTGGTGGACCATGTGAGAGGACAGCCAACTCAGGAGAAACGCAATGTGTTAGTTGAAAGTGCCAGAATAGCCAGAGGCAACATCAAGGATCTGGCTAAGCTGGATGTGAAGGGGTTGGATGCCCTAATAATACCAG GTGGCTTTGGAGTGGCTAAAAATCTGAGTACTTGGGCCACCCAAGGAAAGAACTGCACAGTATCCAAAGAGGTGGAGGATGTCCTGAAGGCATTCCATGCTGCCAAAAAGCCCATCGGCCTGTGCTGCATCTCCCCAGTGCTGGCAGCCAAAATCTTCCCCGGCTGCGAGCTGACTGTGGGTCATGACACAGAGTGTGAGAA atGGCCTTATGCAAAGACTGCTGAGACCATGAAGGAACTTGGCTGCAAGCATGTGAACAAACATGTCACTGAAATTCACGTGGATGCGAAGAACAAGCTGGTGACCACCAGTGCCTTCATGTGCAACGCCCCCATTCACGAAATCTACGATGGTATCGGAAAAATGGTCAAAGAAGTGGTCAGACTTGCCTGA
- the LOC121077452 gene encoding uncharacterized protein LOC121077452 yields MAVRKAESLHYSIGLLGISAGSLLLAVHFYSLPRAVPVIPSTALGILLLILSSLLAYAGIRRSQRDASLFLSLCLTISVFWCGYGVVFILEGQGVLNDTGDFRNALVPGLVTFTLALLIVAVVAFLSREVILALIASAVSLASAHEVAMHYSTSFGSSAVACNYMIVCLVGGYFALGRIVYFLSKEKIALPGTDLAKNKAHEQIQPTSGSMNHFAVFGVILNMLSASVFGCRLLGVTSKLFIGQMPWLWAAGVYQIGVCILSYRAMDVLMATFFGFTSILKFAGGYCLLYPVWQTEEPSFPTPFLVVFSILFAVLALFLTLKSLVDGLYLLFYVAYCIALACRPKGFFEGGPQGVDVAIFVASALMALIHLYNVKTGTKIPIGQGVVKALLARSSFLKLREGADLHTPYLGYSKYADAEVLGYACSVLASFAITMTGDPQAPLATVVIPWVVVAGGILKFLGGSVAFARGKTLESSAFILYAVMWIIWGLARYGGLYGTTRSFHTAVGIIAFMLFNGFIVFCTLFLNITWFFYSLTFLLIAVSFLLDAIGALPVGYDIAATVIFGLVSFYCFLSALFNSIFEGSCLPMGRPLVQLSGVGGGMTKCLHLPARKASSVKRIADILKNGGTCGIPTDTVYVLVAACNRPDAVEKVHRSKRQAQERPMSLWISSLKQLEPAKHLFSPLLWDFMEAAWPSPISLVVPRGAWVDFLGMKDSAKYVGTPQSIAIRIPDCSVTTHLIDLVGPIVVTSANPTGEADTTHHNQVYAKLGDKVDAVLCDGPSPENIASTVVDCTKIDSGNIGFFRVGIIPKSQVLQILEQVQKKHSLVPGSGTGTPKGQEEHPNHSHAVRNGVGTAAPAARAPVHSTDGNHTRL; encoded by the exons ATGGCAGTCAGAAAAGCTGAGTCACTGCATTACTCCATAGGGCTCTTGGGCATTTCCGCAG GATCACTCTTGCTGGCAGTGCATTTCTACAGTTTACCCAGAGCAGTCCCAGTGATCCCCAGCACGGCTTTAGGAATCCTTCTGTTGATTTTATCATCGCTTTTGGCGTATGCAG GAATTCGGAGAAGCCAAAGAGATGCGTCCCTGTTCTTGTCCCTCTGCCTGACCATCTCAGTGTTCTGGTGTGGCTATGGAGTGGTCTTCATCCTGGAAGGGCAAGGAGTTTTGAACGACACCGGTGATTTCCGCAATGCCTTGGTGCCTGGCCTGGTCACATTTACTTTGGCACTACTCATTGTCGCAGTGGTGGCCTTCCTTAGCAGAGAGGTCATCCTAGCTCTGATTGCTTCTGCTGTCTCACTCGCCAGTGCTCATGAAGTCGCCATGCACTACAGCACGTCTTTTGGTTCCTCTGCCGTGGCTTGCAATTATATGATTGTCTGCTTGGTTGGTGGCTATTTTGCTCTGGGAAGGATTGTTTATTTCCTCTCCAAAGAGAAAATTGCCCTCCCCGGCACAGATCTGGCCAAGAATAAGGCCCATGAGCAGATCCAGCCCACCAGTGGTAGCATGAATCATTTTGCGGTTTTCGGTGTGATCCTGAACATGCTGTCTGCCAGTGTCTTTGGCTGCAGGCTCCTGGGCGTCACTAGCAAACTTTTTATCGGACAAATGCCCTGGCTGTGGGCAGCTGGGGTCTACCAGATTGGAGTCTGCATTTTGTCATACCGTGCAATGGATGTACTAATGGCTACCTTCTTCGGTTTCACTTCCATCCTGAAATTTGCGGGAGGCTATTGCCTTCTATACCCAGTCTGGCAAACAGAGGAACCATCCTTCCCTACCCCATTCCTCGTGgttttttcaattctttttgcTGTCTTGGCTCTCTTTCTCACTCTTAAGAGCCTGGTGGATGGCctgtatttgctgttttatgTGGCCTACTGCATCGCATTAGCTTGCCGTCCCAAGGGATTTTTCGAAGGCGGACCCCAAGGTGTGGATGTGGCCATCTTTGTGGCCTCAGCCTTGATGGCTCTGATTCACCTGTACAACGTGAAAACAGGCACCAAAATCCCGATTGGGCAGGGTGTTGTGAAGGCCCTGCTTGCTCGCAGCAGTTTCCTGAAGCTTCGTGAAGGGGCAGACCTTCACACTCCCTACCTAGGGTACTCCAAGTACGCCGATGCAGAAGTACTTGGCTATGCGTGCAGCGTCCTTGCTTCTTTTGCTATAACAATGACAGGGGACCCACAGGCTCCACTCGCTACTGTTGTAATCCCATGGGTGGTGGTAGCTGGTGGGATCCTTAAGTTTCTAGGTGGCTCAGTGGCCTTTGCCCGGGGGAAAACCCTGGAGAGCAGTGCCTTCATTCTCTATGCTGTCATGTGGATCATCTGGGGCTTGGCAAGGTATGGTGGCCTCTATGGCACGACCAGAAGCTTCCACACAGCAGTAGGCATCATTGCTTTCATGCTTTTCAATGGCTTCATTGTCTTCTGCACACTCTTCTTAAACATCACCTGGTTCTTTTACTCCCTCACTTTCTTGCTCATTGCTGTCAGCTTCCTGCTGGATGCCATTGGTGCTCTTCCAGTTGGCTATGACATTGCTGCTACTGTCATCTTTGGTCTGGTCAGCTTTTACTGCTTCCTGTCTGCGCTTTTCAACAGCATCTTTGAGGGTTCCTGCTTACCAATGGGTAGGCCCCTTGTGCAGCTCAGTGGTGTTGGGGGAGGAATGACCAAGTGCCTTCACTTGCCTGCCAGGAAAGCTTCCTCAGTCAAGAGAATTGCAG ATATCCTGAAGAACGGAGGGACTTGCGGCATCCCCACAGATACTGTATATGTGCTTGTGGCAGCCTGTAATCGGCCTGATGCTGTGGAGAAAGTTCACCG CTCCAAGCGCCAGGCTCAGGAGCGCCCCATGTCACTCTGGATTTCTAGCCTGAAGCAACTGGAACctgcaaagcatttgtttaGCCCCCTCCTCTGGGACTTCATGGAAGCTGCCTGGCCATCTCCTATTAGCTTGGTGGTTCCCAGAG GTGCATGGGTGGACTTCCTGGGGATGAAGGACTCTGCTAAATATGTCGGTACCCCTCAGAGCATTGCCATCCGCATTCCTGATTGCTCCGTCACCACACACCTCATCGACCTG GTTGGCCCCATTGTGGTCACGTCAGCTAACCCAACAGGAGAGGCAGACACAACACACCACAACCAAGTGTACGCCAAGCTGGGAGATAAG GTGGATGCAGTTCTTTGCGATGGTCCTTCTCCAGAGAATATTGCCTCTACTGTTGTGGACTGTACCAAAATTGACAGTGGAAATATAGGATTCTTCAGAGTTGGCATCATCCCCAAGTCTCAG GTGCTGCAGATACTGGAGCAGGTGCAGAAGAAACACTCACTGGTTCCTGGCAGTGGTACCGGGACCCCAAAAGGCCAGGAAGAACACCCAAACCACAGCCACGCAGTGCGAAATGGGGTGGGCAcggctgccccagcagccagagccccgGTGCACTCCACTGATGGGAACCACACTCGTCTCTGA